The Megachile rotundata isolate GNS110a chromosome 8, iyMegRotu1, whole genome shotgun sequence genome has a segment encoding these proteins:
- the Nrt gene encoding neurotactin, with product MSQADQEKSMDKKEIAEEERQKMLNAENTKHTVESTTPDAETEEQKPKRKIPIGGIKMPGFCRTKSKEPCKEDETKPNESGDGETIEKNAKENEQNVSSEKTNTPSKDAKEKEARKGILDAIRLPLVSVFPRKKKEGELELGTTGAAGLASVETLDDTATEKNPIASDDGMETVRLDGDAPDGIESPKQHFLVACISAARRNLFVLVASLCILMSVVIIICVACIGPRKDSSQLMKNGNFIKAVTSCGPVQGISEDGAVAFRGIPYAVPPLENRRWQPAETLRRIEQCWTDTYLAHNSSEVCWQREASGAVVGSEDCLYLDVFTPEVRYDSPLPVVVMIGAETLSGGSPGVMQPSAKLARVRDMVFVRPNFRLGVFGFLAAEPLSRATHPPTSGNYGLSDIIAALEWIRLNIENFGGNKKSVTLWGHRAGGTLVTTLVGIRRARDLFHKVWISSGSAIFPGRELHISEQLSGQFLNSIRCNDAACLRSKSAEELMDSIPETWHLGNVGLPETREATSRDRRHEWLVLDGAILQEPVGQIWARDEFSVKIVMGTTAHAGAPLKYLNSNTTLNSTQVEKIVRESLLGTSGLADEALRRYNATFKGLVSMISDIRVVCPLLTVARMKSNIPYYVATQARGQLADPDSDATAILGSYAARTPSEKRHVSAMQQLFNHYVWHDEVAQMDQNGVKRVLIVGQDTLPDNDYPNCDFWIEKDIVPTYGRVD from the exons ATGAGCCAAGCAGATCAAGAGAAGAGTATGGACAAGAAAGAAATCGCAGAGGAGGAAAGACAGAAAATGCTGAACGCTGAAAATACGAAGCACACGGTAGAGTCGACCACTCCAGACGCGGAAACCGAAGAACAGAAGCCTAAGAGAAAAATTCCTATTGGCGGTATTAAGATGCCCGGCTTTTGTCGCACAAAAAGCAAGGAACCTTgcaaa gaGGATGAGACTAAACCGAACGAATCGGGCGATGGTGAAACAATCGAGAAAAATGCtaaagaaaatgaacaaaatgtaTCTTCTGAAAAAACAAATACGCCGAGTAAGGACGCTAAAGAAAAAGAAGCTCGCAAAGGAATACTTGACGCTATAAGATTACCATTAGTCTCTGTTTTTCCTAGAAAAAAGAAG GAAGGAGAACTAGAATTGGGAACCACAGGAGCAGCTGGATTAGCGAGTGTAGAGACACTGGACGACACCGCGACAGAGAAAAATCCTATTGCCAGCGACGATGGGATGGAAACTGTCCGCCTCGATGGAGATGCTCCAGATGGTATTGAATCTCCAAAGCAACATTTCCTCGTTGCTTGCATATCCGCTGCAAGAAGGAATTTATTTGTATTAG TGGCCTCGCTTTGTATCCTGATGTCAGTCGTGATCATTATCTGCGTTGCTTGTATTGGACCAAGAAAGGATTCGTCGCAGTTAATGAAAAACGGAAACTTCATCAAAGCTGTTACTTCTTGCGGTCCTGTACAAGGCATATCAGAAGATGGTGCAGTCGCATTCCGCGGTATTCCTTATGCAGTTCCGCCGCTGGAAAACCGTCGTTGGCAGCCTGCGGAAACTTTACGAAGAATTGAACAATGCTGGACAGATACTTACCTGGCGCACAATTCTTCTGAAGTTTGTTGGCAACGTGAAGCTTCCGGTGCTGTTGTTGGAAGCGAAGATTGCTTGTACTTGGATGTTTTCACACCCGAAGTAAGATACGATTCACCTTTACCGGTGGTCGTTATGATTGGTGCAGAGACTCTTAGCGGCGGCTCTCCAGGTGTAATGCAGCCTTCTGCGAAGTTAGCTCGAGTCCGTGATATGGTCTTCGTTCGACCCAATTTTCG atTGGGAGTCTTTGGTTTCTTAGCCGCTGAGCCGCTTTCAAGAGCCACACATCCACCTACATCTGGAAATTATGGTCTCTCAGATATCATAGCAGCACTTGAGTGGATTCGGTTGAATATCGAAAATTTCGGCGGTAACAAAAAGTCTGTTACTTTATGGGGCCACCGAGCAGGGGGAACTCTAGTAACAACCTTAGTTGGTATTCGTCGAGCAAGGGATCTTTTCCATAAAGTTTGGATATCCAGCGGTAGCGCAATATTCCCCGGAAGAGAATTACATATTTCAGAGCAACTTAGCGGTCAGTTTTTGAATTCTATAAGATGTAACGACGCTGCTTGTCTACGGAGCAAAAGCGCTGAGGAGTTGATGGATTCGATCCCGGAAACTTGGCATCTAGGAAACGTTGGACTACCTGAAACTAGAGAAGCAACGTCGAGAGACCGAAGACATGAGTGGCTTGTCCTGGATGGTGCCATTCTTCAAGAACCCGTAGGTCAAATTTGGGCAAGAGATGAATTCTCGGTTAAGATTGTAATGGGAACCACAGCTCATGCTGGAGCTCCTCTTAAATACCTTAATTCGAATACTACTCTTAATTCCACACAAGTAGAAAAAATCGTAAGGGAATCTTTACTAGGAACGTCAGGCTTGGCCGATGAAGCTCTCAG GCGTTACAATGCAACGTTCAAAGGTTTAGTGAGCATGATTTCGGATATTCGTGTAGTATGCCCACTTCTTACGGTTGCCAGAATGAAAAGTAACATTCCGTACTATGTAGCAACTCAAGCACGTGGCCAATTGGCTGATCCTGACAGTGATGCTACAGCGATACTTGGATCATATGCTGCACGTACACCTTCTGAGAAAAGGCATGTATCAGCGATGCAACAACTTTTCAATCACTACGTTTGGCATGATGAAGTAGCTCAGATGGATCAAAATGGTGTGAAACGAGTTCTCATTGTTGGGCAAGATACACTTCCTGACAATGACTATCCAAACTGCGACTTTTGGATAGAGAAAGATATCGTTCCAACTTATGGTCGAGTTGATTGA